From a single Ignavibacteria bacterium genomic region:
- a CDS encoding UbiA family prenyltransferase, with the protein MNRIKGSLTLIRPDLSIAAGICVVTGQFLALGAPATLFQTIAGFFAVALISGAILAINDYFDVESDIINAPHRPIPSGMISKSEALILFIILLSVGLFLSYLLNIVAFTAGIVLAITGFLYNWRLKRTGLPGNLMVSFSVGMTFIFGGISVGLPFEKTVLFFGLLAATLDLGEEISADAMDLEGDKKIDSKSLAIKLGRTRALKISSYIFGFVILLTVIPFVLGWFRLPYLIPFLVMDGVIILSVFRLLHSKGDEGRNYIKWIYRSSTGAILAFLIMRLAGL; encoded by the coding sequence ATGAACCGGATTAAAGGAAGTCTTACCCTGATAAGACCTGACCTCTCTATTGCTGCAGGTATCTGTGTTGTTACAGGTCAATTTCTTGCACTTGGGGCTCCTGCTACACTTTTCCAAACAATTGCCGGGTTTTTCGCAGTCGCACTGATCTCCGGTGCCATACTGGCCATCAACGACTATTTCGATGTCGAGTCAGACATCATTAATGCTCCTCACCGCCCAATTCCTTCAGGAATGATCTCAAAATCAGAAGCTCTGATTCTTTTTATCATATTGCTGTCTGTTGGATTGTTCCTAAGTTACCTCTTGAATATCGTTGCATTCACGGCAGGAATTGTTCTGGCAATTACAGGTTTTTTATACAACTGGAGACTGAAGCGAACGGGACTCCCCGGAAATCTTATGGTAAGCTTTTCAGTTGGGATGACTTTTATATTTGGCGGGATTTCTGTCGGTCTTCCATTTGAAAAAACAGTACTGTTTTTTGGTCTGCTGGCTGCCACGCTGGATTTGGGAGAGGAAATCTCTGCCGATGCCATGGATTTGGAAGGAGATAAAAAGATAGATTCCAAATCTCTCGCAATCAAACTTGGACGAACCCGGGCATTAAAGATCAGCAGCTACATATTTGGTTTTGTTATACTTCTGACAGTTATCCCGTTTGTTTTGGGCTGGTTTCGGCTTCCGTATCTGATTCCTTTTCTCGTTATGGATGGGGTAATAATCCTTTCCGTCTTCAGGCTTCTTCACTCAAAAGGTGACGAGGGGAGGAACTACATTAAATGGATTTACCGGAGTTCGACAGGGGCAATTCTTGCATTTCTGATCATGAGACTTGCAGGATTATAG
- a CDS encoding DUF2461 domain-containing protein, whose translation MNNNDIIAFLKDLSANNSKEWMDKERNRYIAVRDFWFDQVADMLERLSIYDERLHGIQPKDTVHRIFNNRRFQPDKPVYKDNFTFTPYLKVAPASFHLSISPRRSFVGGGLYRPPADLLANVRRFVAQNGRELQEIVTESRFVNFYGGLDSSEETLRTAPKGFPKDHEYIEFLKMKSFISLKTLSINEVTSGGLIDLVEESFLSIKPLIDYLNEALEMRS comes from the coding sequence ATGAATAACAATGATATAATCGCTTTTTTGAAAGACCTTTCGGCGAATAATTCAAAAGAGTGGATGGACAAAGAGAGGAACAGATACATTGCAGTCAGAGATTTCTGGTTTGATCAGGTGGCTGATATGCTCGAAAGACTCTCGATCTACGATGAGCGACTGCACGGGATTCAACCCAAGGATACAGTCCACAGAATCTTCAACAACCGGAGATTTCAACCCGACAAACCGGTGTACAAGGACAATTTCACTTTCACACCTTACTTAAAGGTTGCTCCAGCATCATTTCATCTCTCCATCAGTCCCCGCAGGTCATTTGTTGGTGGGGGACTCTACCGTCCGCCTGCTGACCTGCTCGCAAATGTTAGAAGATTTGTAGCACAAAACGGCAGGGAGCTTCAAGAAATAGTAACTGAAAGCCGTTTTGTTAATTTCTATGGAGGTCTCGACTCAAGTGAAGAAACTCTCAGGACTGCTCCCAAAGGATTCCCAAAAGATCATGAATACATCGAATTTCTTAAAATGAAAAGTTTTATTTCGCTTAAAACGCTTTCAATTAATGAGGTTACATCCGGTGGTTTGATCGATCTGGTTGAAGAATCATTTCTATCGATAAAACCCCTTATCGATTATCTGAATGAAGCATTAGAGATGAGGTCATAA
- a CDS encoding NAD(P)-dependent alcohol dehydrogenase, with amino-acid sequence MRTVIYSNYGPPSVLKLKEQEKPAPKDNEILVKIMATTVATADIRIRKADPWVARLVYGLTSPKKQILGIEFAGIVEETGKNVTLFKKDDEIFGSAGFDFGTYAEYRCFPENGVISHKPKNISFEEAATIPFGGLTSLYFLQNGNVKKGDKVLIHGASGSLGAAAVQIANDLGAEVTAVCSGSNAELVRSLGAHFTVDYTKEDFTKNGKKYDVIYCTVGKSPFKGCVKSLKDGGRYLRAVHHNPVDFFKGLWTNLTTKVKVTGGIVKETRENLNLLASKIEKGKYRAVIDRIYPLEETAAAHEYVEKGHKKGNVVIKIYE; translated from the coding sequence ATGCGAACAGTAATTTACTCTAACTATGGTCCCCCCTCGGTACTTAAACTCAAGGAACAGGAAAAACCCGCCCCCAAGGACAACGAGATTTTAGTAAAGATAATGGCTACAACGGTTGCTACGGCTGACATTAGAATCAGAAAAGCCGACCCGTGGGTAGCCAGATTAGTGTATGGTCTGACTTCTCCAAAAAAGCAAATCCTGGGTATTGAGTTTGCAGGGATTGTTGAGGAGACTGGTAAAAATGTCACTCTGTTCAAAAAAGATGACGAGATTTTCGGTTCAGCAGGATTTGATTTTGGTACTTACGCTGAATACCGCTGCTTCCCTGAAAATGGGGTGATATCTCATAAACCAAAAAATATTTCATTTGAAGAGGCTGCAACCATTCCGTTTGGTGGACTTACCAGTCTTTACTTCCTGCAAAACGGGAATGTAAAAAAGGGTGATAAAGTATTAATTCATGGTGCATCGGGGAGTCTTGGCGCAGCGGCAGTTCAAATAGCGAACGATTTGGGTGCAGAAGTGACGGCTGTCTGCAGTGGCTCCAATGCTGAACTGGTCAGATCGCTGGGGGCCCACTTCACAGTGGATTATACAAAAGAGGATTTTACGAAGAACGGTAAAAAATATGATGTCATTTATTGCACCGTTGGGAAAAGCCCTTTTAAGGGATGTGTTAAATCATTAAAAGATGGCGGGCGATATTTGCGTGCAGTTCATCATAATCCGGTGGATTTTTTCAAGGGATTGTGGACGAATCTAACAACAAAGGTGAAAGTGACAGGGGGTATCGTCAAAGAGACAAGGGAGAACCTAAACCTGCTTGCATCAAAGATAGAAAAAGGGAAGTACCGCGCTGTTATCGATAGAATTTATCCACTGGAGGAAACTGCAGCCGCCCATGAATATGTGGAAAAGGGACACAAAAAAGGGAATGTTGTTATCAAAATTTATGAGTGA
- a CDS encoding TM2 domain-containing protein, which produces MTEQKPVQSKVTMILVCLFLGGLGIHRLMMGYSNWWLQLITLGGCGIWSLIDLIQIITGSMKMADGRDLV; this is translated from the coding sequence ATGACAGAACAGAAACCAGTTCAATCAAAGGTAACCATGATCCTCGTTTGTCTATTTCTCGGAGGACTTGGTATTCATCGTCTTATGATGGGCTATTCCAACTGGTGGTTGCAGTTAATCACACTTGGTGGTTGCGGTATTTGGTCACTGATAGATCTTATTCAGATTATCACTGGCAGCATGAAAATGGCTGACGGTAGAGACCTCGTATAA
- a CDS encoding PAS domain S-box protein: MVDYNDMSKNDLIELITGLKEEVDRLKATRKIRSGEAGLSDITDREVNKYITTAEYSEILHRIPAGIYIFLITAAGEMSFVYGSSKYCQMLRVTKEELLANPAVVLDKVHPDDRPSLDEANRQAWLTHKPFRWEGRSEIDGEMKWARIESIPTILPNGDSYWNGIMIDITEQKKVESALISSEEKFRSLFNNMIEGSALHELIYDESSTPYDYKIIDVNSSFERILGLNKENILNKTSREAYGVADPPFIDIYTKTVETGESLVFETSYPPLNKYFSISVYKTHSNGFATTFQDITERKRWEDDLNNKNAELERFVKEKDKFFSIIAHDLRSPFLGLLGLTEILADDAAEMEKDVLLKFSKSVHNNAQNIFELLKNLLEWSQMQKGSIPFDQTVFSLNYIIDSNIESLAERASQKEVQIVNKFTESVNVMADRNMINSVVLNLLTNAIKFSKRGGYISFDIEALDDKMVEVSVRDKGVGMDSESVAKLFQPGEKTGSKGTDGESGTGLGLLLCKEFVEKNGGTIRVESKAGVGSKFSFTLKRSTGH, encoded by the coding sequence AACTGATCACTGGACTTAAGGAAGAGGTCGACAGGTTAAAAGCCACCCGGAAAATCAGATCCGGTGAGGCCGGTTTATCAGATATAACAGATCGGGAAGTGAATAAATATATCACTACTGCCGAGTATTCTGAAATACTGCACCGTATTCCTGCAGGAATCTATATATTCCTTATTACTGCCGCCGGTGAAATGAGTTTTGTCTACGGGAGCAGCAAATACTGCCAGATGCTTCGCGTAACAAAGGAAGAACTTCTTGCGAATCCTGCTGTTGTTCTGGACAAAGTTCACCCGGATGACCGCCCTTCACTCGACGAAGCAAACAGACAAGCCTGGCTCACACACAAACCATTCCGCTGGGAAGGACGATCCGAAATCGATGGCGAAATGAAATGGGCACGAATTGAGTCAATTCCCACCATCTTGCCAAACGGTGATTCATACTGGAACGGCATTATGATTGATATTACAGAGCAAAAGAAGGTTGAGTCCGCGCTCATTTCAAGCGAAGAAAAATTCAGGTCACTGTTCAACAATATGATCGAGGGTTCTGCCCTGCACGAATTGATTTATGATGAATCTTCTACACCTTACGATTACAAGATTATCGATGTAAATTCCTCTTTCGAGAGAATACTCGGTTTGAATAAGGAAAACATCCTGAATAAAACGAGCCGGGAGGCATATGGCGTCGCCGACCCTCCATTTATTGATATTTATACTAAAACAGTTGAAACTGGTGAATCACTTGTTTTTGAAACCTCGTATCCCCCTCTGAATAAGTACTTTTCAATTTCTGTATACAAAACCCATTCGAACGGTTTTGCCACCACATTTCAGGACATCACAGAAAGAAAAAGATGGGAAGATGACCTCAATAACAAAAATGCCGAACTCGAACGGTTTGTGAAAGAGAAAGACAAGTTTTTCTCGATTATAGCCCATGATCTTAGAAGTCCGTTTCTTGGATTGTTGGGATTGACCGAGATACTTGCTGATGACGCAGCGGAAATGGAGAAGGATGTGCTTCTCAAATTCAGCAAAAGTGTCCACAACAATGCTCAAAATATATTCGAGCTCCTTAAAAATCTTCTCGAATGGTCTCAAATGCAAAAGGGTTCAATACCTTTCGACCAAACTGTATTCAGTCTAAACTACATTATTGACAGTAATATCGAATCTTTGGCAGAAAGAGCATCACAAAAGGAGGTTCAGATCGTCAACAAATTTACTGAGTCTGTGAATGTAATGGCTGATAGAAACATGATAAATTCCGTCGTTTTGAACCTGCTTACGAATGCGATCAAATTCTCAAAAAGAGGTGGATATATCAGTTTTGACATCGAGGCGCTGGATGATAAAATGGTTGAAGTCTCAGTCAGAGATAAGGGAGTTGGAATGGACAGTGAAAGTGTGGCAAAACTTTTCCAACCGGGTGAGAAAACCGGTTCAAAAGGAACTGACGGTGAATCAGGAACAGGCTTGGGACTGCTGCTCTGTAAGGAATTCGTTGAAAAAAATGGCGGAACTATTAGAGTCGAGAGCAAGGCTGGAGTGGGGAGTAAATTCTCGTTCACTCTAAAGAGATCAACCGGCCATTAA